The DNA window GAGGGCGGCGACGGTGCTGGTGCGACCGAGGTCGATCCCGAGGACGTACGGCATGCGCTCCCACCTCCGCCGTGACGTGACGCGCCGGAGTCGGACACGCCGGCGTCGAACGGCAACCACCCTGTCCGGAATCTGAACCGTCCGCTGTTCGTACCAGGGCTCGTACATTATCGGCCCCCTAGTCCGGCCGATCAGGTGTCCCTAATCCCCTAACGAACGAGGGTCCCTGACCCTGGTGGCGATTCCCGCCGGATACGGGGCCCGTCCCCGATGTCCGGTTCGCCGCTCCGTCACTACTGTCGGTCCGTGTCAGCCGAACCCCGCGAGACGCCTGAGGAGAACCCGTCGATGCACGACAGCCAGACGCTGCACGATTTCGTGTTGAACCTGCTCACCAACCCCGACGCCCGGTCGGCGTTCGACCTGGACCCGGAGGGCGCACTGCGTGCGGCCGGGCTCAGCGACATCACGGCGGCGGACGTGCAGGACGTGGTTCCGCTCGTGGTGGACTACGTGCCGGTCACCGGCGTCACCTCGCTGGCGCCCCTGGGCGACCAGCTCGGTTCGACCCTGCCGGCGGTCGACCCGACCGACGCGATCGGCCAACTGCAGAGCGTCACGCAGCAGATCGCCATCCCCACGGCGACGACGAGTGTGGACGTGAACGCGGGCGTGCTGGGCGCCATCAGCGTCGACCCGACCGGCCTCGGCGCCGCTGCGGCGCTGCCGTTCGGCGTCGCCGTGGGCGCCAGCCCGACGGTCGTCGGCGCCGACCTGTCGGCGGGGTACGACGTGGCGCACACGCTGGACGCGGGCCTGGTCGGCGGCTCCGCGGTCGACGGCCTCGTCGGCCCCGACATCGCGGACCCGGTGATCGTCCCGGTCGGCGGCGCGGTCGACGGGGTGCTCGGCGGCGGCCTCGACCCGGCCACCGGCGTCCTCGGCTCGCCCCTCGGCGTGGCGGACGGCCTCGTCGGCGCCGACGACCCGCTCGGCACGGTCGGCGGGCTCGGCGACCACCTCGGCGGCGCCGGCGGGCTCGGCGGCCAGCTGGGCGGCGTGGGCGACCAGCTCGGCGGCGCCGGGATCGTGCCGGACGTGCCGGGCACGGTGGGCGGCGTCACGGACCAAGTGGACGGTGTGCTCAAGGGCGTCACCGGAACGGACATCACCGGTGGTGTCAGCGGCGGTACGAGCGGCAGCGTGAGCGGCAGTGTAGGCGGCGAAGCCGAGGTCCACGGCGGCGCACACGCCTCCACCGGGGGCGGGCTGCTGGGTCTCACGGACGGGCTGCTCTGAGAAGAGGGGTGCCGACGCGACACGAGGGCCGGACCGTACGTCGTACGGTCCGGCCCGTCGCGCGTTTCCGCCAGACCCCCACTTGATAATTAAGCTGAAATCCGCACACTTGGTGCGGTGATCGCGCCGATGTGGCTGGACGTGTTCGACGAGATCGCCCGGGCGTGTGTGACACACGGGCGGGACGACCTGCTTCTCTGGCTGCGTCAGCGGCGCGCCCAGCTCCTCGACCCCACCCTGCGCGTCCTCGTCATCGGGGAGCCGAAGCAGGGCAAGAGCCAACTCGTCAACGCCCTCGTCAACGCGCCCGCCTGCCCGGTCGGCGACGGCCGCACCACCGTGCTGCCGACCGTCGTCCAGCACGCCGAGACGCCCACCGCCACCCTGGTCCGCACGCCGCTGCCCACCGCCGGCCGGCCCGCCGGCCCGGCCGCGCCGGCCGCCGACCGGACCCCACTGCCGATGGCCCAGGTCGCGGTCGAGATCGCCGGTCGGGTGCCGCGCCGTCCCACCGTCGAGGCGGTACACGTCGAGATCGGACTGCCCCGGGGCCTGCTCGGCGCCGGGATCGTGCTGGTCGACACGCCGGGCACCGACGAGCTGGACGCGATCCGCGGCCCGGCCGCGTCGGCCGCGCTCGCCCGGGCCGACACGGTGCTGATGGTGTCGGACTCCACCCGGGAGCTCTCCGTCGCCGAGTTGAACATCCTGCTGCACCTCGTCCGGTCACACGCGAACGTGGCCGTCGTGCAGACCAAGACCGACCTGGTGGCGAACTGGCGGGCGGTGGCCGACCGCAACCGGCAGCACCTGGCCAGCGCCGGGATCCCCGCGTCGCTGATCCCGGTCTCGGCGGTGCTGCGGCTGCGGGCCGCGGCCGGCGACGACCGTGCGCTCAACGCCGAGTCGGGCTTCCCGCCGCTGATCGCACGGCTCATGCGCGACCACGGCGACAAGGGCGACCGGCTGGCACGCACGTCCGTGTGCCTGATCGGCCGGACGGTGCTCGAGCAGCTGGCCGCGCCGCTGCGCGCCGAACTGTCCGACCAGGAGGCGGCGGAGCAGACCGGCCCGATCTCGCGGCTGCACGCCGCGCAGCGCGAGATCGACGAGCTGCGCCGCTGCACCACGCGGTGGCAGAACACGCTCTCCGACGAGATGGCGCACCTGCTGTCCGACATCGAGTACGACCTGCGTGATCGGACCCGGACGATCCTGCGCGAGGTCGACGAGGCGTTCGACCGGGCCGACCCGCTGGTCGGCTGGGAGACCTTCCAGGAGTGGCTGGACGGCAGCCTGGTCGAGGCGGCCGAGGCGAACCACCGGTGGTTCGGCCAGCGGTGCGAGTGGGTCGCGGCGCAGGTGGCGAGCCACTTCACCCGGTACGGCTACGACGTCCCCCCGCAGTGGCAGGTGCCGCCGCCGGACGACGTGGTCGACCGGTTGCCGGTGCTGGAGCCGCCGACGACCGATCGCTTCACGGCCAGCCAGAAGCTGGTCAGCGGCATGCGCGGCTCGTACGGGGGCGTGCTGATGTTCGGCCTGGCGCTGACCCTGGCGGGGATGCCGATGATCAATCCCGTGTCCGTCGGCGCCGGCGTGCTCTTCGGCGGCAAGACCATCCGGGACGAGGGCAAGGCCCTGCTACGGCGGCGGCAGGCGACGGTGAAGACCGCCGTCCAGCGGCACGTCGACGACTTCTTCCTCCGGACGACCAAGGACTGCCGGGACACCGCCCGGCAGGTGCAGCGGGTGATCCGGGACCACTTCACGGGGGTCACCGAGGAGCTGCAGGAGGCGATCGTCCAGTCGTTCCGCAGCGCCAAGCAGGCGGCGGACGCCGACGCCGCCGTGCGCGAGCAGCGGCAGCGCGAGATCCAGCAGCGGATGCGGCGGCTGGCCGCACTGTACGAGCAGGCGCAGGGGCTGGCCTCGGCGCGGCCGGCCCCGGTGTCGCTGGAGCCGCGGCCGTGAGCGCGAGGAGCGAGCCGGTCCTGCGAGCCCCGCAGCCGCGAACCAAGGAGGCACCGTGAGCGCGAGGAGCGAGCCGGTCCTGCGAGCCCCGCAGCCGCGAACCAAGGAGGCACCGTGAGCGCGAGGAGCGAGCCGGTCCTGCGAGCCCCGCAGCCGCGAACCAAGGAGGCACCGTGAGCGCGAGGAGCGAGCCGCTCCTGCGAGCCCCGCAGCCGCGAACCAAGGAGGCACCGTGAGCGGCGGCAAGCGGCTCGACGAGGCGGTCTACGAGCTGCTGCGCGACGCCCTGGACCGGTTCCGGGACGACCCCCGGGCCGTCGGCCACCTGCGGCACCAGCTCGACCGGCTGGAGGCGCCCCTGCACGTCGCGATCGCCGGCCCCTGGCAGTCGGGCAAGTCGACCGCGCTCAACGCGATCATGGGCGAGGAGGTCGCGCCGGTCGAGGTGCCGGAAGGCCGCTGTGTCCTCACCTGGTACGAGGACGCACCGCATCCCCGCGCCACGGCGTACTCGTCGGCGGGACCGCCCCAGGTGCTGGCCGTCACCAAGTCGCCCACCGGGATGCGGGTCGACCTCGTGGGGTTACGCCCGGGCGAGGTCGACGACATCGTGGTGCGGTGGCCGACCCGCGCGCTGCGGCAGGCCACCCTTATCGACACGCCCGCCGTCGCGCCGCCCGGCGAGGACGGCCGGGCGCCGGTGCTCGACCGGATCCTGCGGGACGCGGACGCGGTGCTGTACCTGACCCGGGACGGGCGCGACAGCGACCTGCAGATCCTGCAGGCCACCCGGACGGGCGTGGTGGACCAGGCTGCGCCGGCCAACGTGATCCTGGTGCTCTCCCGGGCCGACGAGTTCAACGGGGGCCGGGTCGACGCGCTACTGACCGCCCGGCAGCTCGCCCGCCGGCTGCGCCGGGACCCGCGGGTCGACGCGCTCTGCGTGAACGTGGTCGCGCTGAGCGGCCTGGTCGGCCTGGCCGGGCGGCTGATGGGCGAGTCCGACTTCGCCGCCCTGGCCGCGCTGGCCGGCACGCCCCGCGGCGAGCTGGAGCAGTCGCTGCTCTCGGCGGAGCGCTTCCTCACCACCACCACGCCACCGGCACGGCTCGACGCCGGCGTCCGCGCGGCGCTGCTCGACCGGTTCGGCCTCTTCGGGGTACGGCTGGCCACCACGCTGATCCGTACCGGGTGCGACAGCCGGGTCCGGCTCTCCGCCGAGCTGATCCGGCGTAGCGGCTTCACCGAGCTGCGGGAGTCGATGAACCGGTGCTTCGTGGACCGGTGCGACGTGCTCAAGGCCCGCTCGGCCCTGGCGGCGCTGGAGGCTCTGCTGCGGGCCGAGCCCCGGCCGGGCGGCACCGATCTGCTCGCCCGGATCGAGCGGATCCTGGCCACCACGCACGACTTCCGGGAGCTGCGGCTGCTGGCATCGCTGCAGGATGCCGCCGGCACGGTCGACCCCGACCTGCTGCCGGAGGCACAGCGACTGCTCGGCGGCAACGGCACCGCGCTGCCGGCCCGGCTCGGCGTCGAGCACGACACCACCCCCGAGCAGCTGTGGCGCCTCGCCTTCGAGGCGCTGCGGCGGTGGCAGGGCCGGGCCGAGGACCTGCGGCTGCTGTTGCCGCAGCGCCGGGCGGCCCGGGTGGTGGTGCGCAGCTGCGAGGGGATGCTGGCCGCCCTGACCGCCCGCTGAGCGGGCGGCCCACCCGCTGACCCGGCGGCCTGACGCCGAGCCGGCGTCCGGGCCGGGCACCGCGCCCGGCCCGGACGTGGCCGTGCGGTCAGGCCGGGGCCGTCTGGCGGGCGTGCCTGCCCTCGGCGATCTCCTCGACCAGCTTGGCGCAGAACGCCGGCAGGTCGCTCGGGGCGCGGCTGGTGACGAGCCCCTGGTCGACCTGGACCTGCTGGTCGACCCACTTCCCGCCCGCGTTCCGGATGTCGGTGCGCAGGCTGGGGTATGAGGTGACCGTGCGCCCCTTGACCATCCCGGTCTCGACCAGGGACCACGGGCCGTGGCAGATCGCCGCCACGGGCTTCTGTTGCTGGAAGAACGCCCTGACGAAGTCCATCGCCTGCGGGTTCATCCGCAGCCGGTCCGGGTTCACCGTGCCGCCGGGCAGCACCAGGGCGTCGTAGTCGGCCGGGTTCGCCTGGTCGACGGTGCCGTCCACGCCGTAGCGGTTGGCCGGTTCGATGTCGTGGTTCATCGACTGGATCTCGCCGGGCTTGATGGAGATCAGGTGGCACTCCGCGCCCGCCTGCTCCGCGGCGGCCCGGGACTGGGTGTACTCGACATCCTCCACCCCGTCCGTGGCGAGGAACGCGACCTTCTTGCCGGTCAGCGACTGCTGCCTGTCAGCCATGGATACGGCCTCCTTCGCGGCGCCCTTCCTTGGCGGCGCCTCGCGGGTACCGATCGCGTTCCCGGCACCCGGATGGGCAAACGAGCGCGCGAGGCAATCATTGAGACTGGTGAGATCGCCTATTCGGCGGTTGCGAGATCAAACGCCCGGCTGAGGGCACCCTGCGTGACGAATCCCGTTGAAGTAACGCAAAACAGCAATCCTGGTGGAGCGAACAGGTAAGAGTGACATGGCGGGTGGAGCGTGCGCTGTCTGCGGCGATGAGGTCGACGCCGACAAGATCGGCCCTTGCGGGCACTTCGCCTCGGACGATGATACCTGCGTTATTTGCGGCGATGAACACGTCCCGGTCGACAACACGCCGGATCACGAGTGCACCGGCGGTATCTGACGAGCGGGCCCGATTATCATCCTCTGTGGTCGCCTGGGGCGTAGTTGGACCAGGTGGTGTCGGGACGCCGAGGATGTGGACCAGTGTGGCCCCGGAGCGCATGTTGGTGCGATGGCATTTCTGAGTTCTCTGTTCAGGTATGCGGCTCGCAGGACTGGGACAATCGCCAAGGCACTCAAGCCGGTTTACACCGTCGCGACCGAGGACGCCGCGCGACCGAGCGGTTCCTGGAGTTCGCCGAGGCCTGGGGCCGCAAGTACCCGGCGATCGTCCGGTTGTGGGAGGACGCCTGGGCGCTCCCATTACTTGTGGCCCTGGGACAGCTATCCAAGCGCGGGGCCTGGATGTGCGGTGGCCCACATGTGGGAGGGATGGCTCGCGTCGCCGATGTCGACTACCGTCACTCTACTGTGGGGGTGCGTAGCCCTCGGTGATCGACACCTTCGGTGGTCGCGGAGGGCCTCGGTCGGGTTGCAGGGCGAGGTGGCGTCTTGGCCGCCGGGTGGGCGGACGGTGCCGAGGCCATCGCCGAAGAGATGGTCGGAAGCTGGGGTGGCGGTCAGCGCGGCTGACTGGTTCGCACTGGGTGCCCCTGTTTCGGGGCAGGAAGGGGAGCGTTGCGCGTTGGCCGCCGCCGTTGCGACCCTTGAGCTCAACGAGAGCGCGTCGCAGGCTTTGGAACGGTTCACCGGGATGAGGGTGTCCCGGGCGGAGCTGCCGTTGTTGCGGGATGACATCGGCACGCTGGGAACGCTGGCGCTTCGGGTGCGTACGGTGCTGGGTCCGTTGCTGGAGCAGACGATCAGGGCGGTCCGGCAGGCGGGGGAGGGTGAGGCCTTCGACCGGTTCGCGGCGCAGACCGCTCCGTTTGTGAGGAAGATGGCCGAGACGGCCGACCTGATGCTCGCCGTGGTCGAGGCGGAGAAGAAGTTCTTCGTGGAGACGGAGGTCGGCAAGCGTACGGCGTTGGCCATGTTCAACTTCATGATTGCCGAGTTCGCTGTCGCCGCGGCGATGTGGTTCTGGAATCCGGTGGGGGCGGCGGCGCACGTCGCGCAGACGCGGACGATCATTCAGGCGATTCTGCGTTCGGCGTTGGTGCGGTCGGCGGCGAGTGGCACGGCGATGCAGATGTTGTTCATGCCGGGTTCTGCGTTGCTGGCCGAGGTGTCGATGATGACCGATGGTCTGCAGCCGGGGGTGAACTGGTCGACGGTCGGTAAGCAGGCGGCGTTCGCGGGGGCGGCGGCGTTCCTGACCACGGTGGGCGGGCCGGCGTTGGGCAGGGCCGCTGGCGTTGTCGCGGGCGCGGTCGGCAAGCTCGCCGTGTCGGATGCCACCAAGCATCTGCTGACCGATGTGCTGACGCGGCCGGTGACGGAGACCCTCGGGGAGGGGCTGTTCGGTATCGGTGCCAGCTTGATGGTCGAGGGGTACTGGGACCCCGGAAATCTCGGTGCGGATCTTCTGTCCGGGGCGATTTCGGGGCGGGCGGGGCGGCCGCGAGCGGGCTCGGGTTCGTCGTGAGTCGCGCCGTGGTGCAGCCCCGGGTGCAGGTGCCTCACCTCGGTCTCACGTCGGACGGTAAGCCGGTCCTGCCGGTGGGGCCGACACCGGTGGGTGGGGACACGTCCACCGGGTACCAGGCTGGGGTCGACGACCCGAAGCCTGCGGTAACCGGCGCCCAGGCCCCGCCGCCCCCGCCGCCGCTGCTGCCGGCGTCGAACCTGCCCACGCCGCACCTGGATCTGTCGGTGCCGTCGTGGTCGGTGTCGAACCTGTCGGTGCCGGCTGCGCCGGTGCCGGCGTGGGTCGCGGCAGCGGGTGGGCCGGTGGTGGAGCAGTGGCAGCGGTTCCAGCAGGAACTGGCGGACCGCTACGGTGGGTTGTTGGCCGGGACGGGGCCGGCGCGGCAGTTCCTGGCCGGGCTTCCGGTGTCGGTCGAGCGGGTGTTCACCGAGTGGGCCGACGCCCGGCAGGGTGATCCGGCCGTGCCCGTTTTCCTGTCTCAGGTCGGTCTGCCCGCCACCGCCCTGACCGACCAGTTCCTGTTCGGTGTCCGGGACCGGGCGGTCGCCCAGGTCACCGAAACCCTCGCGGGGCAGGTCCCGGCGGGCGGGCAGATCCCGGCGGCGGTACGCCCGGAGCAGGTTGTCGCGGCGCTGCCCGGGGAGTTCGACCGGCAG is part of the Micromonospora olivasterospora genome and encodes:
- a CDS encoding type 1 glutamine amidotransferase domain-containing protein; the protein is MADRQQSLTGKKVAFLATDGVEDVEYTQSRAAAEQAGAECHLISIKPGEIQSMNHDIEPANRYGVDGTVDQANPADYDALVLPGGTVNPDRLRMNPQAMDFVRAFFQQQKPVAAICHGPWSLVETGMVKGRTVTSYPSLRTDIRNAGGKWVDQQVQVDQGLVTSRAPSDLPAFCAKLVEEIAEGRHARQTAPA
- a CDS encoding IniB N-terminal domain-containing protein, whose protein sequence is MSAEPRETPEENPSMHDSQTLHDFVLNLLTNPDARSAFDLDPEGALRAAGLSDITAADVQDVVPLVVDYVPVTGVTSLAPLGDQLGSTLPAVDPTDAIGQLQSVTQQIAIPTATTSVDVNAGVLGAISVDPTGLGAAAALPFGVAVGASPTVVGADLSAGYDVAHTLDAGLVGGSAVDGLVGPDIADPVIVPVGGAVDGVLGGGLDPATGVLGSPLGVADGLVGADDPLGTVGGLGDHLGGAGGLGGQLGGVGDQLGGAGIVPDVPGTVGGVTDQVDGVLKGVTGTDITGGVSGGTSGSVSGSVGGEAEVHGGAHASTGGGLLGLTDGLL
- a CDS encoding dynamin family protein translates to MIAPMWLDVFDEIARACVTHGRDDLLLWLRQRRAQLLDPTLRVLVIGEPKQGKSQLVNALVNAPACPVGDGRTTVLPTVVQHAETPTATLVRTPLPTAGRPAGPAAPAADRTPLPMAQVAVEIAGRVPRRPTVEAVHVEIGLPRGLLGAGIVLVDTPGTDELDAIRGPAASAALARADTVLMVSDSTRELSVAELNILLHLVRSHANVAVVQTKTDLVANWRAVADRNRQHLASAGIPASLIPVSAVLRLRAAAGDDRALNAESGFPPLIARLMRDHGDKGDRLARTSVCLIGRTVLEQLAAPLRAELSDQEAAEQTGPISRLHAAQREIDELRRCTTRWQNTLSDEMAHLLSDIEYDLRDRTRTILREVDEAFDRADPLVGWETFQEWLDGSLVEAAEANHRWFGQRCEWVAAQVASHFTRYGYDVPPQWQVPPPDDVVDRLPVLEPPTTDRFTASQKLVSGMRGSYGGVLMFGLALTLAGMPMINPVSVGAGVLFGGKTIRDEGKALLRRRQATVKTAVQRHVDDFFLRTTKDCRDTARQVQRVIRDHFTGVTEELQEAIVQSFRSAKQAADADAAVREQRQREIQQRMRRLAALYEQAQGLASARPAPVSLEPRP